Below is a window of Plasmodium gaboni strain SY75 chromosome 11, whole genome shotgun sequence DNA.
tatcaaaaaaatatattatgttcTAATGAACAATCTGTTTTATTACATTCGAGGCAATCagaatatgaaaaatgtaaaattttaattattgAAAAAGAATCTCttagaaataaaaaagaaatgaaagATTTCTTTATGCAAAttgaacaaaataataatgaaaatattcTGAGGATAAGAACAAATGTATCAgattttaatttaaatcaatttattcattttataaaacataaaaatcTAAAAGCTAACCATTTCTTAGTACCAGATATTATacaattttattattataatgatatttataaaaatatacaaaaagaaaatcaAGAATTAAACACAAAGGATGaacaaattaaatatattacacatattaaaaattttaataatgataaaacgtcttttttttgtgaacagtttttaaaaaataatttattatgCATTGAGAGTTACTTGGATATTAATGTGCAAAAGCTTTACACATCTTTAACCCAGGGAAATAATAACCTTAAAAAGTAAggaataaatataataaataaatatatatatatatatatatatatatgtatgatTCTATTTAATTACCTATGTttacattttcattttatcattatctCCTTGTAGGGTCTACAACAGtgttaataattttttaaaagatttTGACTTTCAAAAGGTTACATATTTAACCAAGCATTTATGTGGAAATGGCACTGACCTAGCCTTAAggtataatatatatatatatatatatgtttttaattttttatttattcatcatatatttataatcttttacttttttcatattatagAATGTTAGTAAATAGCGTGAAGGATAACGTTGtagaaaattattttatcttaGCTCCTTGTTGCCACCATAGGTTATtaaatcataaaaatatatatatatatatatatatatttgtgtCATTCAtttgtgttttttttataatataatatgaacttattgtttcttttaataaaatgCAGGTGTGaagttaaaaaaattgtggggtataaatatttaaaagaattaaatatNNNNNNNNNNNNNNNNNNNNNNNNNNNNNNNNNNNNNNNNNNNNNNNNNNNNNNNATgtaataaatgaataaataaataaataaataaatatatatatatatatatatatatatatatatatttaaatatacaGATATGCTTCTTGTAATGTCCCAGAAAAAAAGTCCAttggaaaaaaaataaaacttGTTATTGATTTATCAAggtataatatttatatatttattattttataattatagtattatatatatatatatttttattttttgtagAATTCTTTATCTTTTGGAGGAAGGACTACAAAATTCGTACttaattaaatatgtaaatagACACATAACTTTAGAAAATTATGCAATCGTATTTTTTAATCAtcaaaatttaaatttaacCAACTTCAAATATTTCTAAAGATCATATATTCGTGGGTATATAAAGTTATAATAGaggtaaaaaaaaaaaaaatacatacatatgtataaatatatatatatatatatatatatatgtagcgattaagatttttttttcaatatttcACATGAACAGGTcagaattttttttttttttttttgttttcttccttttcttttacttctatttctttattatgtgtatcattaaaagatgatatattatcttgttcatataaatgatatttatttatattttttttttttttttttttttttttttttttttttcttggCTATAACACATATTAACTAGctatttaatattaaatataagtaaaatatttttgaaataaataaaaaaaaaaatttctaATAAACATGAAATATGAAATGATAAATGTTACatgttataaaatttttagTATGCActaaaaatgtaaatatatatatatatatatatatttatatgtgtgatatatttttttttttttttcttaatgATCAATTGTTTGTTAGATCCTGTCGATATTTACTTATATCCAAAGTAATTGTTTTTgaacattttttatgtttatttttgtatacTCCGATTAGGGATTGACTTTTACTAAAGAATTTTTCCTTCAACGAAATAACAATAACTTGACTATTAATTGAATTTAGATATCTTGTTAGAGAATGAATTTTGAGAGGGTCCATATTTGCATCAACTTCATCAAGTATAATAAATGAgttattaatatatttttgaattgaaaaaattaatgcTAATGCACTAATACTTTTTTCACCTCCACTTAATTCAGATATTTCAAAATATCTTTTCATAGGAGgcatattattatatttgataCCACAATAGAAAGGTTCATCATCTTTATTAAATTCATTAAAATTACATAAGTCTAAAAAAGCTTGTCCACCGACATGATGTTTAGCATTATATgttaaattattatatacattatctataatatttttaatataattaaaacAATGTAAGAATTTGTAAgatctttttttttgtaatattcTAAAATTACGTTCAAATAAATTACATTCTTTTCTTTCTTCAGAAAGAGATGCATCAATTGATTTTAATTTGGAtgttaatttttcatattctttTTCAGCATTACAattaacattttttaattttaatagttttttttttctttcaatttctttttccatattttctttttgattgtttatatctttatcattttccatattttttaattcatcTGATAAAAGATCGAATGATATATTTGATAGGAGTATgttattttgtttttcttcattttgttcaagtatatcattttcatcttCTGAATTATTACATGAAGTATTACTTGCATTAGATGTATTATCTTCTTGTTCACTGTCACTACTTTCTAGTAATTTGCTTTTTCGTTTTTGGTGTGGATCACTAGAcatatgattttttttattttttttattatttttgtttttattatttcttttttttttgtgtattTTTTGTTCCATATCAGTTGTTTGGTCATCAATATCCTTTAAAAGATTATTTGTTAAGAAAATATTGACACTATTTATATCACATTCATTTATTAGATCATTTATAAAttgtgtatatatttgtatttttttttgtgaattttcaattttattttctatatgttcatatttttcaaaattaatatttatattatcacGAAGTTGATTTAATTCTTGATTAAGATTATTTAgatttttatgaatattaattttttctcCTTCTAAATCttgtaatattttatgtatattatcAATTTGTTGATTTGAATCTTTTTCTTGTTTTTCAAGTGatattaattcttttttaatattatcttcatctattgattgttcatttttttgtaaaaagttaatttcattttttttatctaataattcattaatatcatcatttaatttttttatattattttttatgcGATTAATATGTTCATCAATTTTGTCCATATCTCTTAAATTGTGTTCTATAatttcataaatattatctattttaaatttttcatttaaatttttaaaagcATCTTTTTGATATAATGAAAGACTATTCCtttctttaaataattctttttcatatgaatctaataattctaattttttttttaaatctatattttttaatttatctattttttgttcataATGTTCCATAACTTTATTTTTAGCTTCAATTTcattttcaaaaatattttttttaattaatatacttgagattttttttttatttaattcatattCGCTTTgttgtttatttataagTTCATTAgtttgaataatatttcgATTACAATCATTGATATTATTTAGACATTCTTCTTTCTGGTTTATTagtttattatataaattaatatttaatcttttattattgaatttttctatatcagaatatttatttgtaatatcaataattaaattattatttttagaAATAACATGTCCATTTAATGTGAccatattaatatttatataaggaaacttattttttatatcttcagcatcttttattttatctaCAATTAATGTATCTTCTCCTATTAAATAATCaaacattattttatatttctgATCACATACAAGACAATTATTTGCaagaattatatttttctttttaaatgtattaataactttttctacattattaaaagaagatATATTAGTGTTATTCTTATCAACATATGTATTATGTTCATTGTTATGAGAATCATCATAATGTTCCTGTTGATTTTGTATATGTTGTTGTTTTTCATCCCTTCTTGTGTAATTATCTTCtattatgttatttttatttttttttttttttttcaaatttgATACAAAATTTTCATAAGGTATAAAATCCATTCTTTGtaatttattttccttCAGATATTTTATGCATTTCATGCCtatatcaatatttttGACAACCAGAAAGTTATTAAATTTGTTTAGAATATTATTTAGAGCagtataatatatttgattGTTTACTTGATATAAATTACTAACTTCATCATAAACTTGATCCTGTccaaatatattttgtagattttttataatatctctttttttttcaaatgctattaattcatttttatgaacatttaaaatattagtTTGTTCTTctaatatttctatttgtttttcattttgtaGGATAGTATCATTCcacattttaattttcattttattattttgtatattatcatcttgttcctttattatattatttaatttatatatacgATCATTTAATTGATCATATGCTAATTTTTCAGATTCATATTctaataattctttttgTTTCTTCCTATTTAATGTATCACATTCTTCTTGTAATTCtttaatatctttttttaaagagCATGATAAATTagtataattatttatattaatattgcTGTTTgcacataaatataaataggTCTCTTTACATTGTTTATATTCATCCAAATTTTCTATAAATTcgataatattataattctCATATGGACattcataattatttgtGCTATCGATATGtattttgtttaatattttttcatcctttaaaaaatttagcatatttgtataatattctatcatattataattattgGAATGATCTGAATTGgatatattcatattatcatcatttatattatcattatttatatgatcacgatttatgtttatatttttttttttatccctttttccttttttatcatttttttttacattttcattattcaaatatacGCTCGATTTATGATCCCCCTTTTCCCCCCCAAGTGATATCATCTTTTTATGTTCCTCAATTTTTGTcttgataatattttgtatacTTTCATATTGTGAAAAGAACTTgatattaatttttaatttacttttatattcattttctAGTTTTTTATTTTGCTCCTTTATTTGTGAATTTAGATTTTCTATAAACCTGTTACAATGTTCTTGCATATTTGTTTTAAGTTTTTTATTAGATAGAAATTTTTGTAAGGAATCGTTAcagaatttttttttttctgatATTTCgtttaataatattgtgAATTGATTAAGTTGTATATAATGAGtttttatttgttcttcaatttttatggattccttttttttaattaaattatttttttctaattcatttgccttttttttatttttatttagaATGTCTTGTTCAAATTGtaatttttcttctttatataaaagtagatcttctttaaatttttctttttttttaaaataatgatataatttaaatagataatataatttaatttcagattcataattttctttaagTTTATTATGTTGtatattatcattcatttgtattttatgtattttaatttcttgttctatttttttcttttcatttaaataatttttacaatttatttgtttctcttttaatttttcttttatatcttcataTATTTGTTCATATTCATCTGAACCActaatatattcaaataatttGGCTAGTTCGTTTGgttttttattaataatatcttCAATATCACCttgaaaaattaaacaCGTTTTAGTTTTTGTTTCAAttctattttttcttaaaaaattcatatattctttttgATCAACTAATTTgtcatttatataaaaattacTAACAcctttataatttaatgttctttttatttctacattttctttattacattctagaattatttttacatagCATATTCTTTTATGTATTTCTTCTACTTTCTCATTCTctttatgatatattaaatttcTTAAATTCTTCACACgtaaatatttattatttatgcCTAGAGCAAAGCATATACAATCCATAATATTTGATTTGCCTGATCCATTTGGTCCAATAATAGAAGTAAATTTTGAAAAAGGACcgataatattttcatcttcATAACTCTTAAAATTAcatacaattatatatttaataaaacacaaatcattttctttataaaaaCCAATACTTGATAGTACACTATTGTTTAAATAATCATGAGATATTGATAGATCTGCTTGTTTTAAATTAGATTCACTGTATCTATTCATCTTCATCTTATATGATTGCTCCTtatgttttaataataaatcagaattcaaattattatgGTTACTTGGGGTCATAATGGAATCATCAAGGGGCATTAAACTTTGtacattatttatatgattattatcTTTCATTCCTTCTTTATCATAACATTCATCCTTCTTGTCACTTTGCATATGCTTTCCTTTTTGAATAATTCTACTACCATAAagattattattaccaCTACTATCATTTacattatcatttatattatcatttatattatcatttatattaNNNNNNNNNNNNNNNNNNNNNNNNNNNNNNNNNNNNNNNNNNNNNNNNNNNNNNNNNNNNNNNNNNNNNNNNNNNNNNNNNNNNNNNNNNNNNNNNNNNNNNNNNNNNNNNNNNNNNNNNNNNNNNNNNNNNNNNNNNNNNNNNNNNNNNNNNNNNNNNNNNNNNNNNNNNNNNNNNNNNNNNNNNNNNNNNNNNNNNNNNNNNNNNNNNNNNNNNNNNNNNNNNNNNNNNNNNNNNNNNNNNNNNNNNNNNNNNNNNNNNNNNNNNNNNNNNNNNNNNNNNNNNNNNNNNNNNNNNNNNNNNNNNNNNNNNNNNNNNNNNNNNNNNNNNNNNNNNNNNNNNNNNNNNNNNNNNNNNNNNNNNNNNNNNNNNNNNNNNNNNNNNNNNNNNNNNNNNNNNNNNNNNNNNNNNNNNNNNNNNNNNNNNNNNNNNNNNNNNNNNNNNNNNNNNNNNNNNNNNNNNNNNNNNNNNNNNNNNNNNNNNNNNNNNNNNNNNNNNNNNNNNNNNNNNNNNNNNNNNNNNNNNNNNNNNNNNNNNNNNNNNNNNNNNNNNNNNNNNNNNNNNNNNNNNNNNNNNNNNNNNNNNNNNNNNNNNNNNNNNNNNNNNNNNNNNNNNNNNNNNNNNNNNNNNNNNNNNNNNNNNNNNNNNNNNNNNNNNNNNNNNNNNNNNNNNNNNNNNNNNNNNNNNNNNNNNNNNNNNNNNNNNNNNNNNNNNNNNNNNNNNNNNNNNATTCCTATATAACATATGCTATTATAtctaaaataaaaaaaaaaaatatatatatatattttttatatatatatttttttatatatatatatttttttttatatatatatttttttttatatatatattttttatgtatatataatttttcttttcctttttgtctaatattttaaaaaaaaagcttttgtcattaatataaatatttataaaatagacaactttttcaatattatatagaataatataaagatacttaaaattttctaacgcttatgatattatatatatatatataatatatatatattattcaaatttattaatgtatatatgaCTATGTGTTCTTTCTTCTTTCTtctttcttcttttttcttcctCCTTGCTCATTTTTTTCCCcattttatgttttaaagggtccataaaaaataaaatataaaacaattAGAGGGTTTTATATAGgatattcatttatattattatccattcacataaaaaaaaaaaaaaaaaaataaatttctttatttttcaatCTTGTTctctttatatatatatttatttatttatttatttattcatttttggtttaaaaatatgagCAAAGTTATTCATCAAATATTTGAAGAGTACAATAAATCTAGGATTCAGTTTACACAGAATGTTTGTGATTACTGTTTAAAATCTCAcaatatagaaatattaattaatacagatataataattttattacGTCCTTTAATATTAGACAAGGTGCCCATAGTTCAACAAAATGCTACTTTAATTTTAGGTAGGCTAGCTAGCCATTCTGAAGAAATAGCATTGACAATAATAGAGAATGATATATTACcacatttaatatattgtttaaAACATGAGAATAAGAACTATAGAAAGAATAGTGCATATACATTACAATGTTTAGCTAGAcataatgaaaaattagCAAAGATTGTAGGAGAAGATAATTGTATAGATTATTTAATAGATGgtttatatgaatatgatttaaaattaaaagaatcatatataaatacattatGTGCTATTATAAAAAACGATGAAGAATTATCAAATATTGTTGTGAATAAAGGTGTTATACctttattaattttatgcttacaagaaaaagataataatttaattagatcaactataaatatattatctgAATTATCTAAACATTCAATAGATATAGCTAAGAATATAGTAGATAATAATTgtttacataatataataaaatttctagataataatgatatatatataaaaagatatacATGCAATTGTATATCAAATATAGCTAAACATAAAGATGAATTAACAGAATTAATTAttgaaaatgatatattccctaaaattttatatcttttaaaagataatgatgatatagttaaaaaaaattgtgCTAATTGTTTAAAAGAAATGAGTAAACATAATGAAGatatatgtaaaattaTAACAAGAGCAGGAACTATACCTTTTCTTTGTGATTTTATAGATATATCAAAAgatcatataaaattacCAGCTATATTATGTATAGGATTTATATCATCTTTCTCAGAATCTTTAAgtttaaatattattcttGCTAATACTATATgtgtattaaaaaaatgtcTACTACAAGAATCACAAGATTATATTAAATCTGCAACAGTATGGGCACTAGGAAATATAGGCAAACACTCAACTGAACAtgcaaaaaaaatttcagATGAAAATCTATTAATTATTCTAGTCAACTTATATAACTCTAATGATTCCTCTGATgatttaaagaaaaaaattaaagacGCATTGaaatttattatacaaaaaataacaGATATAGATGCTTTGCAGcctatatttattaaatcaACATGGCCACTGGCAAAATATTCGATTCTTCAATTTTCAAAATTGTTGCCTAAAAATGCGTCTTCTAAAAAGGGTTTCATTCAATCTGGTtgtttaaaatatttacagGTAGtcatatatacatataaatataaaaatatatatatatatatatatatatatatatatatatatatatatatatatatgtatatatttatatatatttttgtttgGCTAGTTGATCatatgtatttaaaaaataaaaatgtagaATTAGAAAAACATTTCCGAAATGTTAGATGAATATAGTCCTTATTACATTAACAGATAACATTAAATAGTACTAAcatatgtaaataaataaataaatatatacatatatacatatatatatatatatatgtcaaatagatatattttgGGGGACTTAATCAACATATACgtattttcttcttttaggaaataaaaaatacagAGGAAGCAAAAAAATACgaaatagaaataaataatatcaataaaACATTTCCAGAAGATATTGTTAATTATTACACACCAGGATATTCAGATATGTTGATCAAAAGAATAGATGAAgttcaaaaaaatta
It encodes the following:
- a CDS encoding putative structural maintenance of chromosome protein, which gives rise to NINDNINDNINDNVNDSSGNNNLYGSRIIQKGKHMQSDKKDECYDKEGMKDNNHINNVQSLMPLDDSIMTPSNHNNLNSDLLLKHKEQSYKMKMNRYSESNLKQADLSISHDYLNNSVLSSIGFYKENDLCFIKYIIVCNFKSYEDENIIGPFSKFTSIIGPNGSGKSNIMDCICFALGINNKYLRVKNLRNLIYHKENEKVEEIHKRICYVKIILECNKENVEIKRTLNYKGVSNFYINDKLVDQKEYMNFLRKNRIETKTKTCLIFQGDIEDIINKKPNELAKLFEYISGSDEYEQIYEDIKEKLKEKQINCKNYLNEKKKIEQEIKIHKIQMNDNIQHNKLKENYESEIKLYYLFKLYHYFKKKEKFKEDLLLYKEEKLQFEQDILNKNKKKANELEKNNLIKKKESIKIEEQIKTHYIQLNQFTILLNEISEKKKFCNDSLQKFLSNKKLKTNMQEHCNRFIENLNSQIKEQNKKLENEYKSKLKINIKFFSQYESIQNIIKTKIEEHKKMISLGGEKGDHKSSVYLNNENVKKNDKKGKRDKKKNININRDHINNDNINDDNMNISNSDHSNNYNMIEYYTNMLNFLKDEKILNKIHIDSTNNYECPYENYNIIEFIENLDEYKQCKETYLYLCANSNININNYTNLSCSLKKDIKELQEECDTLNRKKQKELLEYESEKLAYDQLNDRIYKLNNIIKEQDDNIQNNKMKIKMWNDTILQNEKQIEILEEQTNILNVHKNELIAFEKKRDIIKNLQNIFGQDQVYDEVSNLYQVNNQIYYTALNNILNKFNNFLVVKNIDIGMKCIKYLKENKLQRMDFIPYENFVSNLKKKKKNKNNIIEDNYTRRDEKQQHIQNQQEHYDDSHNNEHNTYVDKNNTNISSFNNVEKVINTFKKKNIILANNCLVCDQKYKIMFDYLIGEDTLIVDKIKDAEDIKNKFPYININMVTLNGHVISKNNNLIIDITNKYSDIEKFNNKRLNINLYNKLINQKEECLNNINDCNRNIIQTNELINKQQSEYELNKKKISSILIKKNIFENEIEAKNKVMEHYEQKIDKLKNIDLKKKLELLDSYEKELFKERNSLSLYQKDAFKNLNEKFKIDNIYEIIEHNLRDMDKIDEHINRIKNNIKKLNDDINELLDKKNEINFLQKNEQSIDEDNIKKELISLEKQEKDSNQQIDNIHKILQDLEGEKINIHKNLNNLNQELNQLRDNININFEKYEHIENKIENSQKKIQIYTQFINDLINECDINSVNIFLTNNLLKDIDDQTTDMEQKIHKKKRNNKNKNNKKNKKNHMSSDPHQKRKSKLLESSDSEQEDNTSNASNTSCNNSEDENDILEQNEEKQNNILLSNISFDLLSDELKNMENDKDINNQKENMEKEIERKKKLLKLKNVNCNAEKEYEKLTSKLKSIDASLSEERKECNLFERNFRILQKKRSYKFLHCFNYIKNIIDNVYNNLTYNAKHHVGGQAFLDLCNFNEFNKDDEPFYCGIKYNNMPPMKRYFEISELSGGEKSISALALIFSIQKYINNSFIILDEVDANMDPLKIHSLTRYLNSINSQVIVISLKEKFFSKSQSLIGVYKNKHKKCSKTITLDISKYRQDLTNN
- a CDS encoding putative armadillo repeat protein PF16, which codes for MSKVIHQIFEEYNKSRIQFTQNVCDYCLKSHNIEILINTDIIILLRPLILDKVPIVQQNATLILGRLASHSEEIALTIIENDILPHLIYCLKHENKNYRKNSAYTLQCLARHNEKLAKIVGEDNCIDYLIDGLYEYDLKLKESYINTLCAIIKNDEELSNIVVNKGVIPLLILCLQEKDNNLIRSTINILSELSKHSIDIAKNIVDNNCLHNIIKFLDNNDIYIKRYTCNCISNIAKHKDELTELIIENDIFPKILYLLKDNDDIVKKNCANCLKEMSKHNEDICKIITRAGTIPFLCDFIDISKDHIKLPAILCIGFISSFSESLSLNIILANTICVLKKCLLQESQDYIKSATVWALGNIGKHSTEHAKKISDENLLIILVNLYNSNDSSDDLKKKIKDALKFIIQKITDIDALQPIFIKSTWPLAKYSILQFSKLLPKNASSKKGFIQSGCLKYLQEIKNTEEAKKYEIEINNINKTFPEDIVNYYTPGYSDMLIKRIDEVQKN
- a CDS encoding hypothetical protein (conserved Plasmodium protein, unknown function~part of same gene as PGSY75_1130600A~gap found within coding sequence), giving the protein YASCNVPEKKSIGKKIKLVIDLSRILYLLEEGLQNSYLIKYVNRHITLENYAIVFFNHQNLNLTNFKYF